In Thermanaeromonas sp. C210, the following proteins share a genomic window:
- a CDS encoding thiamine pyrophosphate-dependent enzyme produces MLPARLPQMPEVWRLESKPHKFCPGCGHGIVLKCLGEAVGELRLADRTVFACDIGCSLLAWDFFNLDTVQTHHGRTLPVLAGLKRVRPELVVVAYMGDGGAYAIGAQHLVASAGRDDPVTVIVVNNTVYAMTGGQMAPTTLPEEKTETSPYGRRVEESGPSLRGPELVASIASPGAYVARGSVARVRQLKDFIKKGLRAQVEGGHLAFIEALSTCPTNWRTNARETWRFLEEKMHKHFPLGEYSPAQTAREEGAGAQPARKS; encoded by the coding sequence GCCCGGGCTGCGGCCACGGGATAGTACTTAAATGCCTGGGGGAAGCCGTAGGGGAACTGAGGCTGGCAGATAGAACGGTCTTCGCGTGCGACATAGGCTGTTCCCTGTTGGCCTGGGATTTCTTCAACCTGGATACGGTCCAAACCCACCACGGCCGCACCCTCCCAGTGCTGGCCGGCCTGAAGAGGGTACGGCCCGAACTGGTGGTCGTGGCTTATATGGGCGACGGCGGCGCTTATGCCATCGGGGCCCAGCACCTCGTGGCTTCGGCCGGCCGCGACGACCCCGTGACCGTCATCGTGGTCAATAACACCGTCTATGCCATGACCGGCGGCCAGATGGCCCCCACTACCCTGCCGGAAGAAAAAACGGAAACGAGCCCTTACGGCCGGAGGGTGGAGGAAAGCGGGCCTTCCCTCCGCGGCCCGGAGCTAGTGGCCAGTATAGCCTCCCCGGGGGCCTATGTGGCCCGCGGGAGCGTGGCACGGGTGAGGCAGTTGAAGGACTTCATCAAGAAGGGTCTCCGGGCCCAGGTGGAGGGAGGGCACCTCGCCTTCATTGAAGCCCTCTCCACCTGCCCCACCAACTGGCGTACCAATGCGCGGGAAACCTGGCGATTTTTGGAAGAAAAGATGCATAAGCATTTTCCCCTGGGCGAGTATTCCCCGGCCCAGACGGCGAGGGAGGAAGGTGCCGGTGCTCAACCCGCGAGGAAATCTTAA
- a CDS encoding 2-oxoacid:acceptor oxidoreductase family protein, producing the protein MLNPRGNLKIVLAGEGGQGVQTVAEIMAEAAYHSGYQALYIPSFGVEQRGGVSLAFVQIGQHPIGAPVFYTADLAGAFSLRAVRKVGRYLGEETWLFYDAHLEEEVKELYPSLERRVAIPALEVARVEMHPRVFNVIILGALGEVTGLLPREAVAEAMEKQLGHKFAQDPSLREMNCRALERGRELCRQALAGEGAAGGSPAEDRQGVAGERGAEKPAGRRDGLVPGSLEAIITEDGQGRFYLYPALCKGCGLCIEKCPVRTIGWARQLGALGTPVVEPGHGEPCIACRQCQLVCPDCAIWIEGRDTRKL; encoded by the coding sequence GTGCTCAACCCGCGAGGAAATCTTAAAATCGTTCTGGCCGGCGAAGGGGGTCAGGGTGTGCAGACGGTAGCCGAGATCATGGCCGAGGCCGCCTACCACAGCGGCTACCAGGCCCTCTACATTCCCAGCTTCGGGGTGGAACAGAGGGGCGGTGTTTCCCTGGCCTTTGTCCAGATCGGCCAGCACCCCATTGGAGCTCCCGTTTTTTACACGGCGGACCTGGCCGGGGCCTTCAGCCTCCGGGCCGTAAGGAAGGTCGGTCGCTACCTGGGGGAGGAAACCTGGCTGTTTTATGATGCCCACCTGGAGGAAGAAGTGAAGGAGCTGTATCCTTCCTTAGAACGCCGGGTAGCCATACCAGCCCTGGAAGTAGCCCGGGTAGAAATGCACCCCCGAGTGTTCAATGTCATTATTCTCGGTGCCCTCGGGGAGGTCACGGGACTCTTACCCCGGGAGGCGGTGGCGGAGGCCATGGAAAAGCAGCTGGGCCATAAATTCGCTCAGGACCCAAGTCTCAGGGAGATGAACTGCAGGGCCCTGGAGAGGGGGCGGGAGCTGTGTCGCCAAGCGCTGGCGGGTGAAGGGGCAGCCGGCGGCAGCCCGGCGGAAGACCGGCAAGGTGTGGCCGGGGAAAGGGGGGCGGAAAAACCGGCCGGCAGGCGGGACGGTTTGGTGCCTGGCTCCCTGGAAGCCATCATTACCGAAGATGGCCAGGGCCGCTTCTATCTCTACCCCGCCCTGTGCAAGGGGTGCGGCCTATGCATTGAAAAATGCCCGGTCCGGACCATCGGCTGGGCCCGGCAGCTGGGGGCCCTGGGCACACCCGTAGTGGAGCCGGGCCACGGCGAGCCCTGCATAGCATGCAGGCAATGCCAGCTGGTCTGCCCCGACTGCGCCATATGGATCGAGGGGAGGGATACGCGTAAGCTGTAG
- a CDS encoding GntR family transcriptional regulator — protein sequence MSLKVHRALLKMLREGPFGKRGKLPAEDILARQLGVSRNVLRDVLASLEAEGFITRRRGIGTMINQYVLDAPSRLDLEKDFEEMIEEAGYRASLGLVTGGVIPAEEEVAKDLHLEVGEKVLKVEKLLLADDRPAIYVLDYIPYRLIEGNPYTPEELKIPIFRFLKRKSQVKVEIVLMDVEPRLPDGIIAGMLGVEPSEPIMYVHEIGYSCTQTPVLLSQAYYRNGVFRLSILRRNYLG from the coding sequence CTGTCCCTTAAGGTTCACCGGGCATTACTGAAAATGCTGCGGGAAGGTCCTTTCGGGAAAAGAGGCAAGTTGCCGGCGGAAGATATCTTGGCCCGTCAACTGGGGGTCAGTAGAAACGTTTTAAGGGACGTCCTGGCCAGCCTGGAGGCCGAAGGATTTATTACCCGGCGGCGCGGCATCGGAACGATGATCAACCAATATGTTTTGGACGCGCCTTCGAGGCTGGATCTGGAGAAAGATTTTGAGGAAATGATAGAGGAGGCGGGATACCGGGCTTCCCTGGGGTTGGTGACCGGTGGCGTAATCCCTGCAGAGGAAGAGGTGGCTAAAGACCTCCACTTAGAAGTAGGGGAAAAGGTTCTGAAGGTAGAGAAGCTTTTACTAGCCGATGATCGGCCGGCCATTTACGTGTTAGACTACATACCCTACCGGTTGATCGAAGGGAACCCGTATACCCCGGAGGAGCTAAAAATACCGATATTTCGTTTCTTGAAAAGAAAGAGTCAAGTTAAAGTGGAAATCGTACTCATGGACGTAGAACCGCGGTTACCGGACGGTATAATCGCCGGGATGCTCGGGGTTGAACCTTCGGAACCCATAATGTACGTTCATGAGATAGGTTATAGTTGTACGCAGACTCCGGTCCTCTTATCCCAGGCTTACTATCGTAACGGCGTTTTCCGGCTAAGCATTCTAAGGAGAAACTACTTGGGATGA
- a CDS encoding nucleoside deaminase, producing the protein MITVDVRRRNTFDWDKEREYALKAIAISQRAREHGNTPFGCLLVDAQGNILLEQENVEITERDCTGHAEAALMRKASHLYSKDFLWGCTLYSSAEPCAMCAGAIYWGNVGRVVYIISEKRLRELTGNHPQNPTLDLPCREVFARGQKDIVVVGPLPELEEEAIKVHEGYWK; encoded by the coding sequence ATGATTACAGTGGACGTACGGCGGCGGAACACCTTTGACTGGGACAAGGAAAGGGAATATGCTTTAAAGGCTATCGCCATATCCCAGCGAGCCAGGGAACACGGTAATACTCCCTTCGGATGTCTGTTAGTCGATGCCCAGGGGAATATTCTCCTGGAGCAGGAAAATGTCGAGATTACAGAAAGGGATTGCACAGGTCACGCGGAGGCCGCCCTTATGCGTAAAGCCTCCCACCTGTATAGTAAAGATTTCCTCTGGGGATGCACCCTCTATTCTTCCGCGGAACCGTGTGCCATGTGCGCCGGAGCCATTTATTGGGGCAACGTGGGCAGAGTGGTGTATATCATCAGCGAAAAGCGCCTGCGGGAGCTTACCGGCAACCATCCTCAAAATCCCACCCTGGATCTACCTTGCCGCGAGGTCTTCGCTAGGGGGCAGAAGGATATTGTGGTAGTCGGGCCCCTTCCGGAGCTAGAGGAAGAAGCCATAAAAGTACATGAGGGGTACTGGAAGTGA
- a CDS encoding ABC transporter permease: protein MQVIILLGALVGALLAGAVLLLAAGADPFKAYGVMLSGPVSSEFGITETLVRATPLLLVGLGIVISFRAGILNIGGEGQILMGAVASSAVALALPHWPAVVLLPLVLLVGCVAGGIWGGIAGWLKARLSVNEILSTVMLNSIALQLYTYLIRGPLIDPQEVAYGTGVPQTAVLPEHIWLARLIPGTRLHTGFILAILLAVLVYIFLWRTTIGYRMRAVGAGPEAARYGGIRVEFYLVLAMVLSGAFAGLAGTVEVLGVHHRSLEALSAGYGFSGIVAALFGRLHPLGTIPASILMGALILGADMMQRAVSVPAAIVMAVQGLVILFVVSSDLLMRKPELLARLWRRNGALRSKSTGEAGTSA from the coding sequence ATGCAGGTGATCATTCTTTTGGGCGCCCTAGTGGGCGCTCTATTAGCTGGAGCGGTGCTCCTCCTCGCTGCCGGGGCGGACCCTTTTAAAGCCTACGGGGTCATGCTAAGCGGTCCTGTAAGCAGCGAATTCGGGATCACCGAAACCCTCGTTCGCGCTACTCCCTTACTCTTAGTCGGCCTGGGGATCGTCATTTCCTTCCGCGCCGGCATCCTTAACATCGGCGGTGAGGGACAGATACTTATGGGCGCCGTGGCTTCTTCTGCTGTGGCCCTGGCGCTGCCCCACTGGCCGGCAGTGGTGCTGCTACCCCTGGTTTTACTCGTCGGGTGCGTAGCGGGTGGCATTTGGGGAGGAATAGCAGGATGGCTTAAAGCGCGCCTTTCGGTCAACGAGATCCTGAGCACCGTCATGCTCAATTCCATTGCCTTACAGTTGTACACTTATCTCATCCGCGGTCCCCTAATCGATCCTCAAGAGGTGGCTTATGGTACGGGCGTACCCCAGACGGCGGTGTTGCCCGAACACATTTGGCTGGCTCGCCTGATACCGGGAACGCGGTTGCATACCGGCTTTATCCTGGCCATCCTTCTGGCGGTACTGGTGTATATCTTTCTCTGGCGTACGACCATAGGCTACCGTATGCGGGCCGTGGGAGCCGGCCCGGAGGCCGCACGCTACGGCGGAATTAGAGTCGAGTTCTACCTGGTACTCGCCATGGTCCTCTCTGGCGCCTTTGCCGGCCTGGCCGGGACGGTAGAGGTGCTGGGAGTGCATCACCGCTCCCTGGAAGCCCTGTCGGCGGGTTACGGCTTTAGCGGAATAGTCGCCGCACTCTTTGGCCGGTTGCACCCCTTAGGCACCATACCGGCATCCATTCTCATGGGGGCCCTTATACTTGGCGCGGACATGATGCAGCGGGCCGTCAGCGTACCGGCAGCCATCGTTATGGCCGTCCAGGGCCTGGTCATACTTTTCGTGGTATCCAGTGACCTCTTAATGCGTAAGCCGGAGTTGCTGGCGCGCCTTTGGCGCCGGAACGGTGCCCTCCGTTCCAAATCTACAGGGGAGGCAGGGACGAGCGCGTAA
- a CDS encoding ABC transporter permease subunit, with the protein MEDVVVSQGLLVGVLATGIRLATPFLLAALGEMFVQRSGVFNLGVEGIMLMGAFMGFFLTLQTGNAYWGILISLLVGALMGALMGLVSVTFKAEQGISGIGLYMFGWG; encoded by the coding sequence ATGGAGGATGTGGTCGTAAGTCAAGGACTACTCGTCGGGGTTCTAGCTACGGGGATCCGCCTGGCTACACCCTTTCTCCTGGCTGCCCTGGGCGAGATGTTCGTCCAGCGGTCGGGGGTGTTTAACCTGGGTGTAGAGGGTATTATGCTCATGGGGGCCTTCATGGGTTTTTTCCTGACCTTGCAGACGGGGAATGCCTACTGGGGCATCCTAATCAGCCTGCTGGTCGGCGCCTTGATGGGAGCGCTTATGGGTTTGGTCAGCGTAACCTTCAAGGCCGAACAGGGTATCAGCGGCATCGGACTGTATATGTTCGGGTGGGGGTGA
- a CDS encoding BMP family lipoprotein: MRIAMVCASTVDDMAWSQSMYEALKAVQQRMGEDKVEIAVSERLGDAVNAGAAIRQYASQGFDIVIAHGAQYQSVLREIAADFPKTTFAYGTGFQTAPNIFAYDPQAQEGGYLLGILAGHMTKSGIVGVVGPVESGDAIKYNYGFQQGVLAANPKAQVRIAYTGSFNDIVGAGELAKVHMDAGADILTGSSQQSVGAIKAVAERSGRYWLSTDMDQSSLAPDTVLAAQVYNWEKVVTKIIELRKQGVLGGEHLMLSFADGTLELKYNSKLADKIPQEAKDAVEKAKQEIINGSLKIELPKEQPGQAQQKK; this comes from the coding sequence GTGCGCATTGCTATGGTATGTGCCAGTACAGTGGACGACATGGCTTGGAGCCAGTCCATGTATGAGGCTCTCAAAGCGGTACAACAAAGGATGGGTGAGGATAAAGTAGAGATAGCGGTGAGTGAAAGACTGGGTGATGCCGTGAATGCCGGCGCGGCCATAAGGCAGTATGCGAGCCAGGGTTTCGATATAGTAATTGCCCACGGTGCCCAGTACCAGAGTGTATTAAGGGAGATCGCGGCTGATTTTCCCAAGACAACCTTCGCCTACGGAACCGGATTCCAGACGGCACCCAATATTTTCGCCTATGATCCCCAGGCCCAGGAGGGCGGCTACTTACTAGGCATCCTGGCGGGGCATATGACTAAATCGGGTATCGTGGGCGTGGTAGGTCCTGTGGAATCCGGAGACGCCATTAAGTACAATTACGGGTTCCAGCAGGGTGTGCTGGCCGCCAACCCCAAGGCGCAGGTACGCATTGCTTATACAGGCTCCTTCAACGATATAGTGGGAGCGGGAGAACTGGCTAAGGTGCATATGGATGCCGGAGCCGATATTCTTACGGGATCTTCCCAGCAGTCGGTAGGTGCCATCAAGGCGGTGGCCGAGCGCAGCGGGAGGTACTGGCTGTCTACCGACATGGATCAGAGCAGCCTTGCGCCTGACACCGTCCTGGCGGCCCAGGTTTACAATTGGGAGAAGGTTGTCACTAAAATAATCGAACTGAGAAAACAAGGTGTCCTCGGCGGTGAGCATCTCATGCTGTCCTTTGCCGACGGGACCTTGGAACTTAAATACAACAGCAAGTTAGCCGATAAAATACCGCAAGAGGCTAAGGATGCGGTGGAAAAGGCAAAACAGGAAATTATCAACGGCAGCCTGAAAATAGAACTTCCGAAAGAGCAACCTGGGCAGGCACAGCAAAAGAAGTAA
- a CDS encoding ABC transporter ATP-binding protein, with amino-acid sequence MAQEIKHLEMRGITKRFPGVLANDHVDLEIRAGEVLTLLGENGAGKTTLMSILYGLYQPDEGEILVNGNPVKITSPRAAMELGIGMVHQHFMLVPTLTVAENVALGSPPRKGAFVDLQKVSREIEEISRTYGLGIQPDAYVWQLSVGEQQRVEIVKALYLGASLLILDEPTAVLTPQEAGELIALLKNMAQQGRPIVFISHKLNEVMAVSDRVAVLRDGRVVATLRTAETSAQELARLMVGRELTFRPTKSQSAPGETVLSLKEVWASGDKGTPALRGLSLDLRRGEIMGIAGVSGNGQKELAEVISGLRRVVKGQILLNGREVTNFSPEKMIKEGLGFIPEDRLHVGTIPSFAVWENLILKDHDQPPYARGIFLQKQSIRSQAASLVESYGVKTPTLDTPTGRLSGGNIQRLILAREITRQPSVLVAAYPTRGLDVGATEYVHMKLMEARDNGMGVLLISEDLEEIMNLSDRIAVIYEGRIMRVMTAEEADERTLGLLMAGVAQEAS; translated from the coding sequence ATGGCACAAGAAATTAAACACCTGGAAATGCGGGGAATTACCAAGAGATTTCCCGGTGTGCTGGCTAACGACCATGTGGATTTGGAGATACGGGCAGGGGAGGTTTTAACCCTCCTGGGCGAGAACGGGGCCGGTAAAACAACTTTGATGAGCATTCTATACGGACTTTACCAGCCCGATGAAGGGGAAATTTTGGTGAACGGGAACCCCGTCAAGATAACCTCTCCCCGGGCGGCAATGGAATTGGGCATTGGGATGGTGCACCAGCATTTTATGCTGGTGCCCACCCTTACGGTGGCTGAAAATGTGGCCCTGGGCTCTCCCCCGCGCAAAGGCGCCTTTGTGGACCTCCAGAAGGTCAGCAGGGAAATTGAGGAAATTTCTAGGACCTATGGTTTAGGTATACAGCCGGATGCATATGTGTGGCAACTTAGCGTAGGGGAACAGCAGAGGGTGGAGATCGTCAAAGCCCTTTATCTGGGCGCCAGCCTTCTCATCCTTGACGAACCTACCGCCGTGCTAACCCCCCAGGAAGCCGGGGAACTTATAGCTCTGTTAAAAAACATGGCCCAGCAAGGCCGCCCTATCGTATTTATCAGTCATAAGCTCAACGAGGTTATGGCAGTGAGTGATAGGGTGGCCGTCCTGCGAGACGGCAGGGTGGTTGCTACCCTGCGTACGGCGGAGACCTCTGCCCAGGAGCTGGCCCGCCTGATGGTGGGGAGGGAGCTGACCTTTAGGCCTACCAAAAGCCAGTCGGCTCCCGGTGAGACGGTGTTAAGCCTGAAGGAAGTGTGGGCCTCCGGTGATAAGGGAACCCCCGCTCTAAGGGGATTGTCGTTGGACCTGAGACGGGGAGAGATAATGGGTATAGCGGGTGTCTCCGGCAACGGACAGAAGGAGTTGGCCGAGGTTATAAGCGGGTTAAGAAGAGTGGTTAAGGGGCAGATCCTGCTAAACGGTAGAGAGGTCACCAACTTTTCGCCGGAAAAAATGATTAAGGAAGGTCTGGGCTTCATACCCGAGGACCGGCTGCACGTGGGGACCATTCCCTCCTTTGCCGTGTGGGAAAACCTCATCCTGAAGGACCACGACCAGCCGCCCTATGCTCGGGGTATTTTCCTCCAGAAGCAAAGCATAAGGTCGCAGGCAGCGTCCTTAGTAGAGAGTTACGGGGTTAAAACACCTACCCTGGATACTCCAACCGGCCGCCTGTCCGGCGGTAACATCCAGCGGTTGATATTGGCCCGGGAGATTACCCGCCAACCTTCCGTCTTAGTGGCCGCCTACCCGACCCGCGGGCTGGATGTCGGGGCTACGGAATACGTCCACATGAAGCTCATGGAGGCCCGGGATAACGGTATGGGCGTGCTGCTGATCTCGGAAGACCTGGAGGAGATAATGAACCTCTCGGACCGAATTGCTGTGATTTACGAGGGCCGGATTATGCGGGTGATGACCGCAGAAGAGGCCGACGAACGCACCTTAGGCCTGCTCATGGCGGGCGTTGCCCAGGAGGCTTCCTAA
- a CDS encoding sigma 54-interacting transcriptional regulator: protein MSARLGLVAPYGGLAELAHEVCRELGLQATVAVGDLAEGVRVARDLVARGIEVIVSRGGTATAIGRELDVPVVEIAVSAFDLVRALGAARTYGSRIGVVGFRNVIYGCKSLEEILGVRIQEIEIKTEEEAPAAISAAREAGIQVIVGDAVSVRLSKELGLHAILVTSGKEAIGLALREAEELAEVRRKERARAEQFKVILDFTYEGIIATDPEGRISLVNPAAEKILGVAEGHLVGRPAGEVLPGLALQQVQSTGKPRLGELHRAGSSLVVQNVVPVIADGEIVGAVATFQDASHLQAVEAKVRQELYLKGHVAQFTFADMVTGSPAMQRVIAQAREFAAVEGTILITGETGTGKEMLAQSIHNASRRRNGPFVAVNCAAVPESLLESELFGYEEGAFTGARKGGKKGYFELAHRGTLFLDEIGELPLNLQARLLRVLQQRAVMRVGGDRVIPVDVRIIAATHRDLEKAVREGSFRQDLYYRLNVLRLSLPPLRQRGEDIPHLVGRLVDKICRRTGRLPPRMGPEILRVFQHYPWPGNVRELENVLERLVVLRSGLEVTPEDLEDLLDARGVVEQVDTEGLKLEVRGTLNDMEKAIICAVLEETGYNRQATCRRLGISPATLWRRMKAWGIAK from the coding sequence ATGTCTGCTCGTTTGGGCCTCGTGGCTCCCTACGGGGGGCTGGCTGAGCTCGCCCACGAAGTTTGCCGGGAGCTGGGCCTGCAGGCCACGGTGGCGGTCGGTGACCTGGCGGAAGGGGTCAGGGTGGCCCGCGATCTGGTGGCTCGAGGCATTGAGGTCATCGTCAGCCGGGGCGGTACTGCCACAGCCATCGGCCGGGAGCTTGACGTGCCCGTGGTAGAGATCGCCGTCAGCGCCTTCGACCTAGTGCGGGCCCTGGGCGCTGCACGCACTTACGGCAGCCGTATAGGGGTAGTGGGTTTCCGGAATGTTATTTACGGCTGCAAGAGCCTGGAAGAGATTTTGGGGGTGCGCATTCAGGAGATCGAGATTAAGACCGAGGAAGAGGCGCCGGCGGCCATTTCTGCGGCCCGCGAAGCAGGTATCCAGGTCATAGTGGGGGATGCGGTTTCGGTACGGTTAAGTAAAGAGCTGGGCCTCCACGCCATTCTAGTGACCTCGGGTAAGGAAGCCATAGGCCTGGCCCTGCGTGAAGCCGAAGAGCTGGCGGAAGTACGCCGGAAGGAGCGGGCCCGGGCGGAGCAGTTCAAGGTAATTCTGGACTTTACCTACGAGGGCATTATAGCTACCGACCCGGAAGGCCGGATTTCCCTGGTAAACCCGGCGGCGGAAAAGATCTTAGGCGTGGCGGAGGGCCATCTGGTGGGCCGTCCGGCCGGGGAGGTTTTGCCGGGGCTGGCCCTTCAGCAGGTGCAGAGCACGGGTAAGCCGCGGTTGGGCGAACTGCACCGGGCGGGCAGCTCGCTGGTAGTACAAAACGTGGTCCCGGTAATCGCCGACGGGGAGATTGTAGGAGCGGTGGCCACCTTTCAGGATGCGAGTCACCTCCAGGCGGTGGAAGCCAAAGTGCGCCAGGAACTGTATCTTAAGGGGCACGTAGCCCAATTTACCTTTGCCGACATGGTGACCGGGAGCCCGGCCATGCAGCGGGTGATTGCCCAGGCTCGGGAGTTCGCCGCCGTTGAAGGTACTATACTCATCACCGGGGAAACGGGGACCGGGAAGGAAATGCTCGCCCAGAGCATCCACAACGCCAGCCGGCGGAGGAACGGCCCTTTTGTAGCAGTGAATTGCGCCGCCGTGCCCGAGAGCTTGCTGGAAAGTGAACTGTTCGGCTACGAAGAAGGAGCCTTCACAGGGGCGCGCAAAGGAGGCAAGAAAGGCTACTTCGAGCTGGCCCACCGCGGCACCCTCTTTTTGGACGAAATAGGGGAACTGCCGCTTAATTTGCAAGCCCGGCTCCTGCGCGTGCTGCAGCAGAGGGCCGTAATGCGGGTGGGGGGCGACCGGGTCATACCGGTGGACGTGCGCATTATCGCCGCCACCCATCGGGACCTGGAAAAAGCCGTCCGGGAGGGAAGTTTCCGGCAGGACCTATATTACCGTTTGAATGTTTTGCGCCTGTCCCTGCCTCCCCTGCGGCAGAGGGGCGAGGATATCCCCCACCTGGTAGGGCGGCTGGTGGACAAAATCTGCCGGCGCACGGGCCGCCTTCCGCCGCGGATGGGGCCCGAGATCCTGCGGGTCTTTCAGCACTACCCCTGGCCGGGTAACGTTCGGGAGCTGGAGAATGTCCTTGAGCGGCTAGTGGTCCTGCGGAGCGGCCTGGAAGTAACCCCGGAAGATCTGGAAGATCTGTTGGATGCCCGTGGGGTTGTGGAGCAAGTAGATACAGAGGGCCTGAAATTGGAGGTGAGGGGAACCCTGAACGATATGGAGAAGGCCATTATATGTGCTGTCCTGGAGGAAACCGGGTACAACCGCCAAGCAACGTGCCGCCGGCTGGGCATTAGCCCGGCCACCCTTTGGCGCCGCATGAAGGCCTGGGGTATTGCAAAATGA
- a CDS encoding four-carbon acid sugar kinase family protein, which translates to MERIAIIADDLTGASDTGIQFRKYGLETLVIVDYQNIDGGDTGKQVWSVNADTRSLSAAEAYGRVYSVAKKLKALGFKRIYKKLDSTLRGHPGTELEAVMDALVADVAVVVPAFPANGRVMVKGRLRWGSAAAPGIAGTKESDDPQQGSTCDVPGLLQGSMGRQVGSIHLETVRRGEEELARAMEALRQEGKEVLVLDAAEEEDLAAIARACSTLKGEIVIAGAAGLAAHLPAAWGLIPPASPAVLPGGLTLLVAGSRNPVTAGQVQQVLGGCRATLVKVATAAVAAGRGAEEVEKAVAAVQTLLSSEGPALLVVAVDSLWEAGGADNVETEGASPQSKAVAGVLAEIARRVVAGGRVRSLVVTGGDTAVHICRALGARGIDLDTELLPGIPLGRLLGGMADDLPVVTKAGGFGPPDAFVRVVEYLQDPGLAVISGNKRTNLERR; encoded by the coding sequence ATGGAGCGTATTGCTATCATTGCCGACGATCTGACCGGAGCCAGCGACACGGGCATCCAATTTCGCAAATACGGTCTGGAAACCCTGGTCATTGTGGACTACCAGAATATTGACGGTGGGGATACAGGAAAACAAGTATGGTCCGTCAATGCCGACACCCGCTCTCTGTCGGCCGCAGAAGCCTACGGGCGGGTGTACTCCGTGGCTAAAAAATTAAAGGCCCTGGGCTTTAAACGGATTTATAAAAAGCTCGATTCCACCCTGCGGGGGCACCCGGGAACCGAACTGGAAGCGGTTATGGATGCCCTGGTGGCCGACGTGGCGGTAGTAGTACCCGCTTTTCCGGCCAACGGCAGGGTAATGGTCAAGGGCCGCCTTCGTTGGGGTTCCGCCGCCGCACCGGGGATAGCTGGAACTAAGGAGAGCGATGACCCGCAGCAGGGAAGTACCTGTGATGTGCCCGGCCTCCTGCAAGGGAGCATGGGGCGGCAAGTGGGGAGCATCCACCTGGAAACGGTACGGAGGGGAGAAGAAGAACTGGCCCGGGCCATGGAGGCCCTGCGGCAGGAAGGGAAGGAGGTACTGGTGCTGGATGCGGCTGAGGAGGAGGATCTGGCGGCGATTGCCCGGGCTTGCAGTACGTTAAAGGGCGAAATAGTGATAGCCGGGGCAGCGGGACTGGCCGCTCACCTGCCTGCCGCTTGGGGCTTGATACCTCCTGCCTCCCCGGCCGTCCTTCCCGGCGGCCTTACCCTCCTCGTGGCCGGGTCGCGGAACCCCGTTACGGCCGGGCAGGTCCAGCAGGTATTGGGAGGTTGCCGGGCCACCCTGGTGAAGGTGGCAACGGCAGCCGTGGCCGCGGGCCGAGGGGCCGAAGAGGTGGAGAAGGCGGTGGCGGCGGTCCAAACCCTCTTGTCGTCGGAGGGGCCTGCTCTCCTGGTCGTAGCGGTGGACAGCCTGTGGGAGGCCGGCGGCGCGGATAACGTGGAAACCGAGGGGGCCTCACCCCAGAGTAAGGCCGTTGCTGGGGTCCTGGCAGAAATTGCCCGCCGGGTGGTGGCAGGAGGGCGGGTGCGCAGTCTCGTAGTTACCGGGGGGGACACGGCCGTACATATCTGCCGGGCCTTGGGAGCCAGGGGCATTGACCTCGACACTGAACTGCTGCCGGGTATTCCCCTGGGGCGGCTCTTGGGGGGAATGGCCGACGACCTCCCCGTAGTGACTAAGGCGGGGGGCTTTGGTCCGCCGGACGCCTTTGTAAGGGTGGTGGAGTACCTACAGGATCCCGGTCTGGCGGTAATAAGCGGTAATAAAAGGACGAACCTCGAAAGGAGATGA